From a single Glycine soja cultivar W05 chromosome 19, ASM419377v2, whole genome shotgun sequence genomic region:
- the LOC114398409 gene encoding calmodulin-like protein 3: MDQGELARVFQMFDRNGDGRITRKELSDSLKNLGITISEQDLTQMIEKIDVNGDGFVDINEFGELYQTIMDEKDEEEDMKEAFNVFDQNGDGFITGEELSAVLCSLGLKHGKTIEDCESMIKKVDVDGDGMVDYKEFKQMMKAGGFAAASLS, from the coding sequence ATGGATCAAGGAGAGCTTGCACGAGTTTTTCAAATGTTTGATCGAAATGGGGATGGCCGCATCACGCGAAAAGAGCTTAGTGACTCCTTAAAAAACCTTGGAATCACCATCTCGGAGCAAGATTTGACCCAAATGATCGAGAAGATCGACGTAAATGGAGATGGGTTCGTTGACATCAACGAGTTTGGCGAGTTGTACCAAACAATAATGGACGAGAAAGACGAGGAGGAGGATATGAAGGAGGCATTCAATGTGTTTGATCAAAATGGAGATGGGTTCATCACAGGAGAGGAATTGAGTGCGGTGTTGTGTTCTTTAGGCCTAAAGCATGGCAAAACCATAGAGGATTGCGAAAGCATGATCAAGAAAGTGGACGTGGATGGTGATGGAATGGTTGACTACAAAGAGTTTAAGCAAATGATGAAGGCTGGGGGATTTGCCGCGGCTTCGTTAAGTTGA
- the LOC114399114 gene encoding F-box protein At2g26850-like, giving the protein MLYFLISFVSFLILSKSFTSKPFSSGERGIKLGSIGFWGSLSSWLVSRLRKGSTSTRFSFLQFSLDMSLKNNSLVSKGENEEEEVKVSLLDLPDLPLECILEHLSPAELCRVATVCTSLRDRCRSDHLWKKHMERKWGKVFGDAVYRQWKWQVASKTREKISSNQHNQKGIFAFLNGGFLPLLWIKAKSEKGTQSNSSLSEDSIAALYLSLESGKFWFPAQVYNRENGHAGFMLSCYDAQLCYDSRSDTFLARYSPHGRWTTEENIQWDRLRVPPIASSPHALHISDCLDDLRPGDHIEIQWRRNKEFPYGWWYGVIGHLEQCQGHGNHCHCHYSDMVILEFTQYSAGSRWRQTVINRKHHVEKGNEIDGFYGGIRKLHSKEEITRWKNLWPTKIVIHN; this is encoded by the exons ATGCTTTACTTCCTTATATCTTTTGTCTCCTTTCTCATCCTTTCCAAGTCCTTCACCAGTAAGCCTTTCTCATCAGGGGAGAGAGGGATCAAATTAGGGTCAATTGGGTTTTGGGGGAGCCTTTCAAGTTGGTTAGTTTCTAGGCTCAGGAAAGGAAGCACAAGCACCCGTTTTAGTTTTCTTCAGTTTTCTCTTGACATGTCattgaaaaataatagtttAGTGTCTAAGGGGGAGAATGAGGAAGAGGAGGTGAAGGTTTCTCTCTTGGATTTGCCCGATTTGCCATTGGAATGCATCCTTGAGCACCTTTCACCAGCTGAATTATGCAGGGTGGCAACAGTGTGCACATCTCTTAGGGATAGATGTAGGAGTGATCATTTATGGAAGAAACACATGGAGAGGAAATGGGGTAAGGTGTTTGGTGATGCTGTTTATAGGCAATGGAAATGGCAGGTAGCTTCCAAGACCAGAGAAAAGATCTCCTCCAACCAGCACAATCAGAAAGGAATATTTGCTTTCCTTAATGGTGGTTTTCTACCCCTCCTATGGATCAAAGCAAAATCAGAAAAGGGCACACAGTCAAATAGCTCATTATCAGAAGATTCAATCGCAGCTCTATATCTTTCTCTTGAAAGTGGCAAATTTTGGTTCCCCGCTCAAGTCTATAACCGTGAG AATGGTCATGCTGGATTCATGCTCTCATGTTATGATGCCCAACTTTGCTATGATTCTCGATCTGACACTTTTCTGGCAAG GTACTCACCTCATGGCAGATGGACAACTGAGGAAAACATACAATGGGACCGGCTGAGAGTGCCACCAATAGCCTCTTCTCCACATGCTCTTCACATATCTGATTGTTTGGATGACTTGAGACCTGGAGATCACATTGAGATTCAGTGGAGAAGAAACAAAGAGTTCCCTTATG GTTGGTGGTATGGTGTCATTGGTCATTTGGAACAATGTCAAGGACATGGGAACCATTGCCATTGTCATTACAGTG ATATGGTGATTTTGGAGTTCACACAGTACAGTGCTGGATCCAGATGGAGACAAACCGTGATAAACAGAAAGCATCATGTAGAAAAAGGCAATGAAATAGATGGTTTTTATGGAGGAATCAGGAAGCTGCATAGCAAGGAAGAAATTACAAGGTGGAAGAACCTCTGGCCAACTAAAATTGTGATACATAACTGA
- the LOC114398817 gene encoding F-box protein At2g41170-like, which produces MDNIEPGGNVSLLNLQEPVLDCILKLLSPMGLIRMPEVCTFFRDRCGSDPLWEVHMKKKWGGVIGDVAYKEWQRHITKAKEKGINQSNQHNIQNGSVGSFRENGNFWFPAQTFTGFVTPYLDMIANLMTLKEGNGRRGNI; this is translated from the exons ATGGACAATATTGAACCCGGTGGCAATGTTTCTCTCTTGAATTTGCAAGAACCCGTATTGGATTGCATTCTAAAGCTCCTTTCACCAATGGGTCTCATTAGGATGCCTGAAGTGTGTACTTTTTTTAGGGATAGATGTGGAAGTGACCCTCTGTGGGAAGTCCACATGAAGAAGAAATGGGGTGGAGTCATTGGTGATGTTGCTTACAAGGAGTGGCAGAGGCATATCACCAAAGCAAAGGAGAAAGGAATTAACCAATCGAATCAACACAACATTCAGAATGGATCAGTGGGGTCTTTCAGGG AGAATGGCAATTTCTGGTTTCCAGCTCAAACCTTCACG GGGTTCGTGACGCCTTACTTAGATATGATTGCAAATCTGATGACTTTGAAGGAAGGTAATGGGAGAAGGGGAAATATTTAG